A genomic window from Triticum urartu cultivar G1812 chromosome 7, Tu2.1, whole genome shotgun sequence includes:
- the LOC125525374 gene encoding putative 1-phosphatidylinositol-3-phosphate 5-kinase FAB1C: MGVPVARKSDSWVTDLAMTDCGAGDRSDLGVRPINGGRGAAMEQRGDGLDGATMSPPERVPTPSSSRSAGWRRFSSPGPLRCSTPGSIGYEDGEDSDRDRYFSPGSEFSQDTSDTDSVSTNISRLYTFRLGNSSPLYSPMRRSGQVGTSPPSGINGHASQNSPIYSLNSGHGYDDGDYLMDSPNCDDEHHDNIIQPIDFESNNGLIWHPPPPQDEGDDSENGFFQYDDDDDDSAIGDGKTFERVNHECGGSEDLPGTKGKQNIAHKEFLRNALHGHFRALVSQLLQGHGVDLVDGWSDIVSLLAWQAATFVQPDTSKGGSMDPTNYVKVKCVASGTPNDSTFIKGVVCSKNVKHKRMVSKHENPRILLLGGALEHQKVTNKLASINSILEQEKEYLKNAVAKIEAQRPHVLLVEKSVPMYAQQLLAKDISLVLNVKRSLLERISRCTGAKIASSIDNITSARLGQCQAFWIERVAESLAPKDSNRKSIKTLMFFDGCPRRLGCTVLLRGTSYEELRKVKLALQFAVFAAYQLSLETSYLADEGATLPKTPSDLPVRPLEKHMNGGDISSSNSRQNLNDFQIIGDRTSEKGCIVPLNFLDSSSKVLTIDQSLLKPNLGQEEYIPGTDDTFSHPPTLFIDNDCESPLVGKGTPTDLQYPDDVHRDEMVGGIYRVESELDNGCHHTSDEEHAGVTVPDHNENPTEYFPTSENAQSILVSLSVACPQKRIVCKQSQLFRIKFYGNFDKPLGRYFREDLFYQTSCCESCKEPAESHVQCYTHQQGSLSIGVRNLESVKPLPGRNDGKIWMWHRCLRCKQKNGNPPATHRVVMSDAACGLSFGKFLELSFSNHTTANRVACCGHSLQRDCLRFYGFGSMVAVFRYSPVDILSVNLPPSVLDFAYPVAQDWLIEEAGDVANRKDNFYRVIFDNLDCIEKTVSAQEDLSMKAGLYKHVVDLKDLIKVEWKKYDVLLGFGSIQKLQTIGEPVDVLELNRLRRELVLDAHVWDRRLHMMHSLTKKNCTAATDAQCPKKFPESVLEDSKAEISSTQENMEKSLEYSQSSSLITDSGKPLLRREHGDTTVSHSGLTNIDEVYHQSVEGSASFTGLHIVPHPCEVQSNGVVADELKLEKTLEKSESSPSNLSDRIDLAWTGSGVETLLVAPTALMNGSSYQNVMAPIRIKSFDSGINFRNGLSPVDDSNVSIRRAYSQRPPRALERTGRGLSPTFTNKLSLPGMVDGEGRFLLSQSVSDVVIPVYDDEPSSMIAHAMTVPEYRSFMLPVLNLHNELDRPSVLNSLDQNSTSRSWSDVSQMNSKDIHLTVSFEDEDSCSVDKAKFSVICYFAKQFDSIRKKCCADELDYIRSLSRCKRWSAQGGKSNVYFAKTLDDRFVIKQVTRTELDSFEDYATEYFKYITESVSSGSPICLAKVLGLYQVVAKNMKDGKELKMELMVMENIFFKRKVSRIYDLKGSLRSRYNPDTSGNNKVLLDLNLLETLHTKPIFLGSKAKRRLERAVWNDTSFLASVGVMDYSLLVGIDEEKKELVMGIIDYLRQYTWDKQLETWVKASGILGGSKDGMPTIISPDQYKKRFRKAMSKYFLTVPDQWSP, from the exons ATGGGAGTTCCCGTCGCGCGGAAGTCCGATTCTTGGGTTACCGACCTTGCGATGACGGACTGCGGCGCCGGCGACCGCTCCGACCTCGGCGTCCGGCCTATTAACGGTGGCCGAGGTGCCGCCATGGAACAGCGCGGTGACGGGTTGGATGGGGCTACCATGTCCCCACCGGAGCGTGTCCCTACACCGTCTTCGTCGAGGTCTGCTGGGTGGCGGCGTTTCTCCTCACCTGGTCCTCTCCGATGCTCAACGCCAGG GAGTATTGGTTATGAAGACGGTGAGGACTCAGACCGAGACCGGTATTTCTCCCCGGGCAGTGAGTTTTCTCAAGATACTTCTGATACGGATTCCGTGAGCACAAATATTAGTAGGCTGTACACATTCAGGTTGGGAAATTCGAGCCCGTTATATAGTCCTATGAGACGATCGGGACAAGTAGGCACAAGTCCTCCCTCCGGGATAAATGGTCATGCCAGCCAAAATTCTCCTATATACTCGTTGAATTCTGGCCATGGCTATGATGATGGTGACTATTTGATGGATTCACCGAATTGCGATGATGAACATCATGACAATATTATACAGCCAATTGATTTTGAGAGTAATAATGGACTCATATGGCATCCTCCGCCGCCTCAAGATGAGGGTGATGACTCCGAAAACGGTTTCTTTCAAtatgatgacgacgatgatgacaGTGCTATTGGTGATGGGAAGACCTTTGAACGTGTTAACCATGAGTGCGGTGGTAGTGAGGATTTACCAGGGACCAAAGGAAAACAGAATATAGCTCATAAAGAGTTCTTAAGGAATGCTTTACATGGGCATTTCAGGGCTCTTGTGTCCCAATTGCTCCAAGGTCATGGAGTTGACCTCGTGGATGGATGGTCGGACATAGTATCCTTATTAGCATGGCAGGCAGCTACCTTTGTGCAGCCAGATACAAGCAAAGGTGGTAGCATGGATCCCACCAACTATGTCAAAGTTAAATGCGTAGCATCAGGGACTCCCAACGATAG TACTTTCATTAAAGGCGTTGTTTGTTCTAAGAATGTAAAACATAAACGCATGGTGTCAAAGCACGAGAATCCTAGAATTCTTCTTTTGGGAGGAGCACTGGAACATCAAAAGGTTACAAACAAACTAGCATCGATAAACAGCATTCTTGAACAG GAAAAGGAATATCTTAAGAATGCTGTTGCAAAGATAGAGGCCCAACGGCCTCATGTCTTGTTGGTTGAAAAGAGTGTGCCGATGTATGCTCAACAGCTTCTTGCAAAAGATATATCTTTAGTACTGAATGTCAAGAGATCACTTCTAGAACGGATATCACGCTGCACAGGTGCTAAAATTGCTTCATCCATTGACAATATCACTTCAGCAAGACTTGGACAATGCCAAGCTTTCTGGATTGAAAGAGttgcagaatctttagctccgaAGGACTCTAACAGAAAATCTATCAAGACACTGATGTTCTTTGATGGTTGTCCAAGACGCTTGGGCTGCACG GTCCTCCTAAGGGGCACATCCTATGAAGAGTTAAGGAAGGTCAAACTCGCTCTGCAATTTGCTGTATTTGCAGCATATCAACTATCactggagacttcatatcttGCAGATGAGGGTGCAACACTACCAAAGACCCCTTCGGATCTTCCAGTTCGTCCACTTGAGAAGCATATGAATGGTGGAGATATTTCCTCAAGTAATTCTCGGCAGAATTTGAATGATTTTCAAATCATTGGTGACAGAACTTCAGAAAAGGGCTGCATCGTGCCTCTAAATTTCCTTGATAGTTCTTCAAAAGTGTTAACTATTGACCAATCCCTTTTGAAACCTAACCTTGGTCAGGAAGAATACATTCCTGGAACTGATGACACGTTTTCTCATCCCCCAACATTGTTTATCGATAATGATTGTGAATCACCTCTAGTTGGAAAAGGGACACCAACAGATTTGCAATACCCTGACGACGTTCATCGAGATGAGATGGTTGGTGGGATTTATAGAGTTGAAAGTGAGTTGGACAATGGTTGCCATCATACATCAGACGAAGAACATGCAGGAGTAACCGTACCTGATCATAACGAGAACCCCACCGAGTATTTCCCAACATCCGAGAATGCACAGAGCATTTTGGTTTCCTTGTCCGTTGCATGCCCTCAGAAAAGAATTGTATGCAAGCAATCTCAGCTCTTCCGCATAAAGTTCTACGGTAATTTTGATAAGCCACTTGGGAGGTATTTTCGTGAAGATTTATTTTATCAG ACTTCGTGCTGTGAGTCTTGCAAAGAACCTGCAGAATCTCATGTCCAATGTTATACTCATCAACAAGGCAGTCTTTCAATAGGTGTTAGAAATCTTGAATCTGTAAAGCCGTTACCTGGACGGAACGATGGGAAGATATGGATGTGGCACAGGTGCCTCCGGTGCAAACAAAAAAATGGAAACCCTCCGGCAACACACAGAGTAGTGATGTCTGATGCGGCATGTGGACTTTCTTTTGGGAAGTTTCTTGAACTTAGCTTTTCGAATCACACAACAGCCAATCGAGTTGCCTGCTGTGGACATTCCCTCCAGAGGGACTGTCTTCGTTTTTATGG GTTCGGAAGCATGGTTGCTGTCTTCCGTTATTCTCCTGTGGACATCCTATCTGTCAACTTGCCACCCTCAGTATTAGACTTTGCTTATCCAGTAGCACAAGATTGGCTCATCGAGGAGGCTGGTGAT GTAGCCAATAGGAAGGATAACTTTTACAGGGTGATTTTTGACAATCTTGACTGCATTGAAAAGACAGTTTCAGCCCAAGAAGATCTGAGCATGAAGGCGGGCTTGTATAAACATGTTGTTGATCTTAAAGATCTGATTAAAGTTGAGTGGAAGAAATATGAC GTTTTGTTGGGGTTTGGTAGCATACAGAAGTTACAAACAATTGGAGAACCTGTAGATGTTCTAGAGCTCAACCGCCTGAGGCGAGAGCTTGTACTTGATGCACATGTATGGGATCGCCGTCTGCACATGATGCACTCACTCACCAAGAAAAACTGTACTGCGGCAACTGATGCACAGTGTCCTAAGAAATTTCCTGAAAGCGTGTTAGAAGATTCAAAGGCTGAGATTTCCAGCACACAGGAAAATATGGAGAAGTCACTAGAATATTCTCAGTCAAGTTCTCTTATCACAGATAGTGGGAAGCCATTGCTCAGAAGAGAACATGGTGACACAACCGTGTCACATTCTGGGTTGACCAACATAGATGAAGTATACCACCAGTCTGTTGAAGGCTCTGCTAGTTTTACTGGTCTCCACATTGTCCCGCACCCATGTGAAGTACAGAGCAATGGGGTGGTGGCTGATGAACTTAAGCTTGAGAAGACATTGGAGAAGTCAGAGTCTTCCCCATCAAATCTTTCTGATAGAATTGACTTGGCATGGACTGGCTCTGGCGTGGAGACACTTCTAGTTGCACCTACTGCTCTGATGAATGGCTCCTCATACCAGAATGTTATGGCTCCAATTAGAATTAAATCATTTGATTCTGGAATCAATTTCAGAAATGGGTTATCACCTGTCGACGATTCAAATGTAAGCATAAGAAGAGCTTATTCCCAAAGGCCTCCTAGGGCGCTTGAGAGAACAGGCAGGGGTTTGTCCCCGACCTTCACAAATAAGCTGTCACTTCCTGGTATGGTTGATGGTGAGGGTCGTTTCCTTCTATCACAAAGTGTTTCAGATGTTGTTATTCCAGTGTATGATGATGAGCCGTCCAGTATGATAGCCCATGCCATGACTGTTCCAGAATATCGTAGTTTCATGTTGCCAGTGCTGAATCTGCATAATGAATTGGACAGACCTAGTGTTTTGAACTCTCTGGATCAGAATTCTACTTCTAGAAGCTGGTCAGATGTATCTCAAATGAATTCCAAGGATATTCATTTGACGGTTTCTTTTGAGGATGAAGACTCATGTTCTGTGGATAAGGCAAAATTTTCTGTCATATGTTATTTTGCAAAGCAGTTTGATTCAATCAGAAAAAAGTGTTGTGCAGATGAACTGGATTACATTCGTTCTTTGAGCCGGTGCAAGAGATGGAGTGCTCAAGGTGGCAAGAGTAATGTATACTTTGCCAAGACACTGGATGACAGATTTGTCATAAAGCAAGTGACACGGACGGAATTAGATTCATTTGAGGACTACGCAACTGAGTACTTCAAATATATAACAGAGTCTGTATCCTCTGGAAGCCCAATTTGCCTTGCTAAAGTTCTTGGTCTTTACCAG GTCGTTGCCAAGAACATGAAAGATGGAAAGGAACTGAAGATGGAATTAATGGTCATGGAAAACATATTTTTCAAGAGGAAGGTATCAAGAATATATGACCTGAAAGGATCCCTGCGTTCCCGTTACAACCCTGATACATCAGGAAACAACAAGGTTCTCTTAGATCTCAATCTATTAGAGACACTTCATACAAAACCCATTTTTCTTGGAAGCAAAGCAAAAAGAAGGTTGGAACGAGCTGTCTGGAACGATACTTCTTTTCTGGCA TCAGTGGGTGTGATGGACTACTCCCTCCTGGTTGGCATCGACGAGGAGAAGAAGGAGCTGGTGATGGGGATCATTGACTATCTCCGGCAGTACACATGGGACAAACAGCTGGAGACCTGGGTGAAGGCGTCGGGGATTCTAGGGGGCTCCAAGGACGGGATGCCCACCATCATTTCTCCAGACCAGTACAAGAAGAGGTTCAGGAAGGCCATGTCAAAGTACTTCCTAACTGTCCCCGACCAATGGTCACCTTGA